A part of Aegilops tauschii subsp. strangulata cultivar AL8/78 chromosome 2, Aet v6.0, whole genome shotgun sequence genomic DNA contains:
- the LOC141041392 gene encoding uncharacterized protein encodes MASSSSAAATFALIPIADKLHRGNYLVWRAQALATIRGAQLIDHLNPDHQFPEPKLADKDGKPTDVPNPAYLVTLAQDSHVLSFIFNSISPPVMIQVAHCTKAAAAWTAIREMFLSQTQANIVNTRIALSTTKKGTATIADYIGRMKALGNEMASAGKPLDDDDMVSYILAGLDYDYISFVSSICVARTEPIKVAELYSQLISFEKCLAMFEGGNHSSQSSANVVSRGRGGFGRGGGGRGNGGRGNGGRDNGNGNGGDDLPEVVCQICKRSNHTALECYRRFDISYTKNEKSAGSATTSSYGVDTNWYLDTGATDHITSELDKLTVHNKYHGSDQVHTANGEVEKIQFLCMILCSQNKTKTLRNTRRIQVLWAAIPRLQRQRAQVAQAAQGANLPRPRRRRPGNDAWRTLDRPPDLPTPRHQVGQPAPLSRAARWANRAGETCAWTPASICPDRMDPLSLATDLLQDRVLTWDRVRILPLPADLLRHMHLQLLMCRLDKLGHNTVFRNLKFVQMAQLVSSNWSLRQLDVQNVFLHDVLEEEVYMRQPPGYEIKGKENHLCKLDKALYGLKQAPRAWYSRLCDKLQALGFKPSRGDTSLFFFRRGKIVMFMLVYVDDIIVASSSQDATVALLADFRRDFALKDLGDLHYFLGIEVKKVKDGILPTQEKYVIDILKCAGDQVADGFTKALSWRKLEDFKSNLNLVKL; translated from the exons ATGGCTAGCTccagctccgccgccgccacttTTGCCCTTATCCCCATCGCTGATAAGCTGCACCGGGGTAACTACCTGGTCTGGCGCGCCCAAGCCCTAGCCACCATCCGCGGAGCGCAGCTGATTGATCATCTCAATCCTGATCATCAGTTCCCGGAGCCCAAGCTTGCCGACAAAGATGGTAAGCCGACAGATGTGCCAAACCCGGCGTATCTTGTCACCTTGGCGCAAGACTCGCATGTGCTGAGTTTCATCTTCAACTCGATCTCGCCACCTGTGATGATCCAAGTCGCCCACtgcaccaaggccgccgcggcaTGGACCGCCATCAGGGAGATGTTTCTCTCCCAGACGCAGGCCAACATCGTGAACACGCGGATCGCCCTCTCCACCACCAAAAAGGGCACCGCGACCATCGCCGACTACATCGGGCGCATGAAAGCGCTGGGCAACGAGATGGCTTCAGCAGGCAAGCCGCTCGACGATGATGACATGGTCTCCTACATCCTCGCAGGGCTAGACTACGACTACATCTCGTTTGTCTCGTCCATCTGCGTCGCGAGGACTGAACCAATCAAGGTAGCTGAACTTTACTCTCAGTTGATCAGTTTTGAAAAGTGTCTTGCTATGTTCGAAGGTGGCAACCACTCCTCCCAGTCCTCGGCCAATGTTGTCTCTCGTGGCCGTGGTGGTTTTGGCCGCGGTGGAGGTGGCCGTGGCAATGGTGGTCGCGGCAATGGAGGCCGCGACAACGGCAACGGCAATGGAGGAGATGATCTTCCTGAGGTCGTCTGCCAAATCTGCAAGAGGTCGAACCACACCGCCCTTGAATGCTACCGTCGCTTCGACATCTCCTACACCAAGAACGAGAAGAGTGCCGGATCTGCCACAACCTCGTCCTATGGAGTAGATACCAACTGGTATCTGGACACCGGCGCCACCGACCACATCACCAGCGAGCTTGACAAGTTGACCGTCCACAACAAGTATCACGGCAGCGATCAAGTTCACACTGCCAACGGAGAAG TGGAGAAAATCCAGTTTTTGTGCATGATTTTATGCAGCCAGAACAAGACGAAAACGCTGCGGAACACGAGGAGGATTCAGGTGCTGTGGGCAGCGATCCCGAGACTGCAGCGTCAGCGGGCGCAGGTGGCGCAAGCGGCCCAGGGGGCGAATCTACCTCGGCCGCGCAGACGCCGCCCCGGGAACGACGCGTGGCGCACGCTGGATCGCCCGCCGGATCTCCCGACACCGCGCCATCAGGTGGGCCAGCCGGCTCCCCTCTCGCGGGCCGCCAGGTGGGCCAACCGAGCGGGGGAGACGTGCGCATGGACTCCCGCGTCAATCTGCCCCGACAGGATGGATCCTCTGTCGCTGGCGACAGATCTGCTACAGGATCGCGTGCTGACATGGGATCGCGTGCGGATCCTCCCCCTTCCGGCGGATCTTCTGCGCCACATGCACCTGCAGCTCCTGATGTGCCGACTCGACAAACTCGGTCACAACACGGTATTTCGAAACCTCAAGTTCGTACAGATGGCACAGTTAG TATCCAGTAACTGGAGTCTCAGGCAATTGGATGTTCAGAATGTGTTCCTTCATGACGTTCTAGAGGAAGAAGTTTATATGAGACAACCACCTGGCTATGAGATAAAAGGCAAGGAAAATCATCTCTGCAAACTTGACAAAGCTTTGTATGGTCTTAAACAGGCACCTCGAGCATGGTACTCCAGGCTGTGTGACAAACTTCAAGCACTTGGTTTTAAACCATCAAGGGGAGATACTTCTCTCTTCTTTTTCAGAAGAGGAAAGATTGTTATGTTTATGTTAgtctatgttgatgatataatTGTTGCTAGCTCATCACAAGATGCAACTGTAGCTTTGTTGGCAGATTTTAGAAGAGACTTTGCCTTGAAAGATCTAGGAGATCTACATTATTTCTTGGGAATTGAAGTAAAGAAAGTGAAAGATGGCATTCTTCCGACCCAAGAAAAATATGTcattgatattttgaaatgtGCAG GTGATCAAGTTGCTGATGGGTTTACCAAAGCCTTGTCATGGCGAAAATTGGAAGATTTTAAGAGCAATCTCAACTTGGTGAAGTTGTGA